The nucleotide window CCTCCCCTTACTGTACAATCTTCCTGCAATCCCCACAGGCTTTTTGGTCTTCTATGCGTGTCTTCCCTTCTCATAGCCCAAGCACTTTGCCCTTGCTATTTCCTTTGCCTATAATAATTTTCTCTGATGTTCATGCGgttagttttcttatttctttctgtcttttctaaaatgtcaccacctcagtgaggccttctctggacaccttatttaaaaattgcaacATCAACCTAGTAGTTCTTATTCACTGTCCTatccttatttttctccttagcacttataactttctgtcattctgtacattttgcttattttaactCTGTCACTCTTGTCAACTAGAACTTAAGTTCTATGAGCTAAATATTTATGTCTCATTCCCCACTGTGGCTTCAACAATTAGAACAGTGCCTAACATAGATAGGCACTCAAccaatatttggtgaatgaaagaatgaacataGTAATGCTGTAAACCATTTTCCTTAATCAGATTTCCCCTGGCTGTAAAAGTTTTAGTAAAGCAAGACACTTTTTCCTTGAAAGACATAAATGTAGCCATTCTTCTGTGTTCTCAAACTTTCGCTGTcatcatcttcatttttcttaccaTTATCCTCACAACTACATTACGAACCCAGCACTCTGCTAAACACCGTAACTCACactgaaacttttaaaacatgctctgattcattttctttttgaatacaGAGATGGCTATTATTTTTGCAAGAAACACTGCTAATTGCTATCAATATTTATCTCCAGACTCTGTAGGGAATTCACTTAATGAAGAGAAGGTGATAGAATGACAGGTAATTATGTGAGGCTCTTAGTGACTAAATGGAAGGGGCTGACCACTATGAACAGAGAGACAAGTCTTCCCTTCTGATGGAGACACCTATAATTATTTCAAGGATACACTAAAAACCAACAGTATCTGAAATCATTTAGGTCAGATTTCTGGATTTGTCAATTTGCAGGCTAGTTGGGGTATTGACATTTCTGGTAAGTCACAAGAACTCATAGTACAAAACATCAGATAATCCTAAATCAATTGAAGCCTAAAGTAATCAGTACAAGATTTTAGACTGTCTTTGCTCTTGATGCGGAGGGAGAGAAGGGACCCTAACAAGGTCCGGCTTTATCTCGTAGTTAAATCCTTTTGTGTCCTCTGAGCACCCTCCAGGAGAGTGGATACTTTAAAAGTTTACCCTGGGGAATTCTCAAGGCATATATACTACCTGGTGAAAACCCAGGTCAGCAATAagtggagagaagaagaaaaccagTGCTTGCAGACCCAGGGCCTactgaatcttttcttttctatctcagaCAGATCAATTGTATCTTCCAGAGAAAGACTGGTTAGCTTAGTACTTCAATTGTGTTCCAAAGTAGGAAATAATGGATAACAGAATCTTGAGAAAGACTCATTTAACCATTCTGCCCTGCTCCGACGGTAAAAGTGACAAGACAAAGCAAATTTCTCTCACAAGATATGCCATGAAAAAGGGACTATGAATAGAGAATAATAACATAGCTGAAATGCAAAGAATTACTAGCTAGGGTTCCATAAAAGTAGAACACTGCATGTAATTCAAATTGTGACATGCAAATTATAACTTGAATTCTcaagattatttaaatattatatatttagggCTGTCTTTTAAATCTAATGTTCTAATATTAGAgtattaagttttaaattttattttaaactcatttttttttttttagtttttagagttAGATAGGACATGATCCTTGCCAGCATGATAAGaactttcttttaaagaatacaaaaatctagccatGTGCTATTTTCTTATCTAGTGGAACCCCTCATTCAACATGGGATTGAAACTTCCCAAccatcattattttctttagttctaGCATTACACATTTCTCCCTCTACTAGGGACTTTCTGAAAGGGCTAATTTCCATAATTTGCTTACAGAAGTTTTTAATGCGACAAAAACTGTGTTCTTCTTAAAGCAGCTTCTCCATCTTAAAAGCTTGTTTACATTTCCCAAGATGGAAAAAGAGTCTATAATCCTATGAAAACAGACCAAAATAGTATTTAGTAAATATATCTTAAATTAAGCCGAGGATAATTGATTAGGATAATTCTTTTTACAAAtttacttgtgattttttttttcacctttaatATAGCAAATTCAATCTAAATGCTCCAAGGAATGCAGTCCTGGgcaaatgaagaaaactacaagaAGTCAACACATCTGTTGCTATGAATGTGAGAACTGTCCTGAAAATCACTACAGTAATCAGACAGGTAATTACAGTCACTCCACATGGATAGTGATACATGTGAATCATTcctcttaggtttttttttttatttgcatgaatttgattttggtttgttttttcatttgaaaaaatttaaaaagcttcccATGCTCCTGTGAAATTAAATTCCAGTGAAGTTTCATTTTATCTTGGAATTTGCTCTATTGTGTCAACAGGTGCACAGCCAATAAACAATAGAGATGTAAAAGTTACTTTACTTCCAAGGGAAAATGTCATCCCTTCACTCATATTTTCTAAAGTATGTAACTCTTAAAGTGATGCAACTTCTCCGTCAATTTTGTCCATGTATCCCTATACAGATGTGCTTGGCTTGTAACTGAGgtacgaaaaaatacaaataagtaaacGCTGAATTAACTAAACATAATAGAAACCCAGAGGCACCTGAAGTTGAGAAACAGGTGTGCACATCCTGACGATCTCATTATGTCTACCAAGAACAAAAGTTAAACCTGAAAGCAACTTCTTCTGTGAGACAAGGGACCAACTATTGACAGGGATGAGATGCTGGTAACTGACTGTTTGCCaaccctatctttaaaaatttcacaaGATGAAagcaaaatacacaaattaaagtACGAGAGTGAGGTCAGCAGCCTTAGGAGCCTAAAAAGAAACTATGAGCACTTTCCCTGGAGTTCAGCCTAATTTAAAAGCATCAGATTTCCTTGTTTATTAGAGCATTCCCATTCATCTTGTAGAAAAGCTGAGAACTCCAGAACTGGAATAGTCCCCAGATAcctattctttttgcttattgGCTTCAAGGAGAAAAGTACACCAATGAAAATATTCCAAGTTTCATGTTCTGTTATTGTGTcacaaaaaaaaatgtcatttattccAACCTGAGAGTATCAGAACTTTATATGTATCTGCattttattatctcacatttaaaattttcccatTCCTTGGTatgtttaataatgtttatattagTGGAAGTGAGCAtttaaatgatgaataaataaaaatgctatacCACCGCctaaaaaattagataattagGGAGGGAGTTTTTCAGGCAACATGGTAACTAGCAACTATCTTCCaagtgacagaaataaaaacaccaaggagtatgtaacatttattttccataaagATGTACGGGACTCTTTAAAGGCTGTATCTGGGTTTTCTTTTGGTAACCAGGGTAAGTCGCTTCCAAGAACAAATGTAGAAATGTAGAAGACTGAAGACAACTTGGAGGATAAGCTAGGAGTTAGGAAAGCCTAGACGGATACCATCTGCTGTTCCTTTCTATCTCTAACACACAGCTCTCATACCTAGATGAGGCCAGTAAATGTCCACTGGACGAATGAAATGATAGACACTAGCAACTGTGGTTACGGGGCAAACAGAAAAGAACAGGTATTTTCAGGGAAATAGAGTTcagaaagaggaggaggctgGAAGGGTCATGAAGTTTATAAACAGAAATACAACCTTACTTTGAGGTTAATAAAGAAGagaacacaaaattttaaagagttgTACAGACACTGTGGGGTGTAATCTGATGAATGCCCTGACAGAGGCCCTTTGGTTGCAGCTGGGACTCACCAACTTTGGGTGGCTGGAATGGGGAGCAAATGTAATATCACTTCTAGAGATACAACTCTAACATCAACTGTTTGTGCTGCCCTGCAGCCAGAATCAGCATAAATACTTTTCAAAGTTATCACTTCCAGTGCGAGAGGCTCCGATTTACCcactacttggaaaaaaaaataaactttaattctTCAATTGCCATTGACTGCAATTTTGCATTATCTCACTTTTAGAAAGAGACTTCAAGCTTTTAGAGTAACCTAGCCATAGTGcctcttcttttaaaagaattgcACCCTTATTCATGAGAGCAGCTCCCATACATTGAGGGTCTTCTATGTGTAATGGTCTGTGTgaagcattttacatttattatctcattgaGTACGGCATCCCAATAAGGCagagtcttttcattttattattttttgagatatggGAGATTCCGAAACAGGCTCAGAAAGTTCCGTTAGTTTGTTCAAGTTTACAGGAATTACAAGTGGAAGAGATAAGAAAAGCtatgtctgattccaaagccttaTTCTTAAGAGTGCTGGAGCCATCATCTATAATAGCAAATGCATAAGAAGCTAGCATGTATTCTGAGTATATTCATCTCCTAAACATTTACAATCCAGctggctttttttctctctctctcttttttctctttcttttcctttctcctaacttttaccttttctctctcactttctctaaGTTTGAGCATGCTTTATTTTAATAAGTAACCAACGTGACAATCATCTGTATCTGTTCTCTAGTCAGAACTATTACAGAAGGCGAATCTCATTTGTAGTATTGTGGACTATCACCTAGTTTAAATGTTGACAATGTAACTGTCTCCTCTGTCTTCTGTCTTTTAGATATGCCTCACTGCCTTTTATGCAACAATGAAACTCACTGGGCCCCTGTTAGGAGCACTGTGTGCTTTGAAAAGGAAGTGGAATATCTCAACTGGAATGACTCCTTGGCCATCCTGCTCTTGATCCTCTCCCTACTGGGAATCATATTTGTTCTGGTTGTTGGCATAATATTTACAAGAAACCTGAACACACCTGTTGTGAAATCATCCGGGGGATTAAGAATTTGCTATGTGATCCTTCTCTGTCATTTCCTCAATTTTGCCAGCACAAGCTTTTTCATTGGAGAACCACAAGACTTCACATGTAAAACCAGGCAGACACTGTTTGGAGTGAGCTTTACTCTCTGCATCTCCTGCATTTTGACGAAGTCCCTGAAAATTTTGCTAGCCTTCAGCTTTGATCCCAAATTACAGAAATTTCTGAAGTGCTTGTATAAACCAATCCTTATTATCTTCACTTGCACAAGTATCCAGGTTGTCATTTGCACACTCTGGCTAATCTTTGCAGCACCTACTGTAGAGGTGAATGTCTCCTTGCCCAGAGTCATCATACTGGAGTGTGAGAAGGGATCCATACTTGCATTTGGCACCATGCTGGGCTACATTGCCATCCTGGCCTTCATTTGCTTCATATTTGCTTTCAAAGGCAGGAAATTACCTGAGAATTACAATGAAGCCAAATTCATAACATTTGGCATGCTCATTTACTTCATAGCTTGGATCACATTCATCCCTATCTATGCTACCACATTTGGCAAATATGTACCAGCTGTGGAGATTATTGTCATACTAATATCTAACTATGGAATCCTGTGTTGCACGTTCTTCCCCAAATGCTATGTTATTATTTGTAAGCAAGATATTAACACCAAGTCTGCCTTTCTCAAGATGATCTACAGTTATTCTTCCCATAGCGTGAGCAGCATTGCCATGAGTCATGCTTCACTGGACTCCATGAACAGCAATGTCACAATGACCAATCTCAGCTCTAGTGGCAAGTCTGCAACCTGGCAGAAAAGCAAAGATCTTCAGGCACAAGcatttgcacacacatgcagagaaAATGCCACAAGTGTATCTAAAACTTTGCCTCGAAAAAGAATTTCAAGTATATGAATAAGCCTTAGGAGATGCCACATTCCAGAATAAAATGTTTCCAGGGTCTTTGCATCTAAGATATGCATTTACTTTCCCAGcaaatatgtcatatatatttccTTGCCACCATCTTTACCAAGTTTTAGTTGAACAGTCACTCTGTTCAATCGCCTATTGAATTGAGCCTTCAACCTGAAACTCCCTTCATTTCCTACCTCTTTCATTGGTCTCCATCTTTACCTGCTTCCTCTTAGGCACATCGTTAAAGACTTCTCTTCTATTCAAAGTTGTCCCATAATGTGTCGTCCTTACTCCATTCCCAACCACTTCTTTTCAAATCTCTTTGGATTCTCCTCTGTtgaacatttttacttttcttccactGTTCAGTGTAGTTGAACAAGATTTGAGCAATTACTATGAACCAGGTGATATGCTAAATAACAAGGTACAAAAGCAGCAAGGTGTCATTGCTGATCTCAAGGAGCTCAAAATCCAAGGTGAATCAGGCACATGTCAACATCTTCAATCAGTGTGAGGAAGTCTATGATTATAATGTATATAGAGTGTTACAGCGGTATAGAGAAATGGCACTCAACCACACTGGGAGAGGATGGGAGGGCTtaaaagaagacttaaataaacAGTATGATGGTTAGGTGAAACCCTGAAAGATGAGTAGGAGTTAGCTAATTAGAGAAAGCACAGAAAGGTATTCTAGATAAAGAAGGAAAGTGGGAGCAACAACAGAAAGTGTGACAAGAAGGTGCATTCAGGGAACTACCATCGTTTGGGTATTACTGGAGAGGAGCACTCTTTGGTATGTAGAAGTTAGGTCATGAGAGAATTCCACCCATTGGAGTTTCTTGCTAAGGAGCATGAGTCTTCGTCCTGTGGGCAGTGGGTAGCCATTAAAGTGTCTGGCACAGAAGGGACAAGTAGCTCAAACTCCCCAGAATGATCACTCTGATACAAGGTGGAGGATGGAGTCTAGTTAAGAGAGGATTAGGATCTGTACCAGGGAATAGAAAGGGGGATATGTATG belongs to Macaca thibetana thibetana isolate TM-01 chromosome 4, ASM2454274v1, whole genome shotgun sequence and includes:
- the GPRC6A gene encoding G-protein coupled receptor family C group 6 member A isoform X1 — protein: MALLIILITCFMIILATSQPCQTPDDFVAATSPGHIIIGGLFAIHEKMLSSEDYPRRPQIQKCVGFEISVFLQTLAMIHSIEMINNSTLLSGVKLGYEIYDTCTEVTVAMAATLRFLSKFNCSKETVEFKCDYSSYMPRVKAVIGSGYSEITMAVSRMLNLQLMPQVGYESTAEILSDKIRFPSFLRTVPSDFHQIKAMAHLIQKSGWNWIGIITTDDDYGRLALNTFIIQAEANNVCIAFKEVLPAFLSDNTIEVRINQTLKKIILEAQLLGVLKNVTFTDGGNSFHFDAHGDLNTGYDVVLWKEINGHMTVTKMAEYDLQNDVFIIPDQETKNEFRNLKQIQSKCSKECSPGQMKKTTRSQHICCYECENCPENHYSNQTDMPHCLLCNNETHWAPVRSTVCFEKEVEYLNWNDSLAILLLILSLLGIIFVLVVGIIFTRNLNTPVVKSSGGLRICYVILLCHFLNFASTSFFIGEPQDFTCKTRQTLFGVSFTLCISCILTKSLKILLAFSFDPKLQKFLKCLYKPILIIFTCTSIQVVICTLWLIFAAPTVEVNVSLPRVIILECEKGSILAFGTMLGYIAILAFICFIFAFKGRKLPENYNEAKFITFGMLIYFIAWITFIPIYATTFGKYVPAVEIIVILISNYGILCCTFFPKCYVIICKQDINTKSAFLKMIYSYSSHSVSSIAMSHASLDSMNSNVTMTNLSSSGKSATWQKSKDLQAQAFAHTCRENATSVSKTLPRKRISSI